In Kryptolebias marmoratus isolate JLee-2015 linkage group LG20, ASM164957v2, whole genome shotgun sequence, a genomic segment contains:
- the usp33 gene encoding ubiquitin carboxyl-terminal hydrolase 33 — translation MAPAPGCDCPHLDCVGEITKEELIQKSHGQCQDCKVRGPNLWACLENGCVYVGCGESHADHSTVHSQETRHNLTVNLTTLRVWCYACGKEVFLERKLGPHSAHVNVRPLPVPQNVTQDTRGAPGSPTSLRVPSNGGYEDLDMETEEEEDVRARGLTGLKNIGNTCYMNSALQALSNCPPLTQFFLECGGLVRTDKKPALCKSYQKLVSELWHKNRPSYVVPTNLFQGIKSVNPMFRGYSQQDSQEFLRCLMDQLHEELKEPTPEPYDQSSCINMDDSTEEDNHSQSDNDFQSCESCGSSERADNDAQAGNALMDNTNEAEMLIPEQDEIQANREWQKEKNIINNLYRSGVNGVMGGSNGADIDKDVDTTTETTPIISSQGAIKVQGRTSDCFSEIQMSNITRPQSPVPMEGHIPKMSSSPPKSSSGWPSLNPAHKKAVATFSPPKSKRQKKYRSVISDVFDGTIVSSVQCLTCDRVSVTLENFQDISLPIPGKEDLAKLHSSTHQTSLVKAGSCGEAYAPQGWIAFVMEYIKSWFWGPVVTLQDCLAAFFARDELKGDNMYSCEKCKKLRNGVKFCKMQNLPEILCIHLKRFRHELMFSTKISTHVSFPLEGLDLQPFLAKDSSAQTTNYDLLSVICHHGTASSGHYIAYCRNDVNKLWYEFDDQSVTEVSESCVQNAEAYVLFYKKSNEDAVKERRRVSGLFNMMEPSLLQFYISRQWLNKFKTFAEPGPISNDDFLCVHGGVPPNKAAYVDDLVVMLPQKVWDHLYSRYGGGPAVNHLYACHACQTEIEKLEKRRKSELDMFVRLNKAFQEEESPVVIYCISMQWFREWEGFVKGKDNDPPGPIDNSKITLNKNGHFVLRQGADSGQISEETWNFLHSLYGGGPLVTVRPNVSHPEADSSQSEEKIEVETRSV, via the exons ATGGCGCCGGCGCCCGGCTGCGACTGCCCCCACCTGGACTGCGTGGGCGAGATCACCAAGGAGGAACTTATTCAGAAATCCCAC GGCCAGTGCCAAGACTGTAAAGTCCGGGGACCAAATCTATGGGCCTGTTTGGAG AACGGCTGCGTGTACGTGGGCTGCGGAGAGTCTCACGCTGACCACAGCACCGTTCACTCTCAG gaGACGAGGCACAACCTCACAGTGAATCTGACTACGCTTCGAGTGTGGTGCTACGCTTGTGGCAAAGAGGTCTTCCTGGAGCGTAAACTCGGTCCTCACTCCGCCCACGTCAACGTCAGACCTCTCCCCGTACCGCAGAACGTCACTCAG GATACCAGAGGGGCCCCTGGGAGCCCGACGTCTCTGAGAGTGCCCTCTAATGGAGGCTACGAAGACCTGGACAtggagacggaggaggaggaggacgttCGAGCCAGAG GCCTGACGGGGCTGAAGAATATTGGCAACACCTGCTACATGAACTCTGCCCTCCAGGCCCTTTCCAACTG TCCGCCCTTGACGCAGTTTTTTCTGGAATGTGGCGGCCTGGTTCGAACAGACAAGAAGCCCGCTCTCTGCAAAAGTTATCAGAAGCTGGTGTCAGAGCTGTGGCACAAGAACAG ACCCTCCTATGTGGTTCCAACCAACTTGTTCCAGGGAATCAAATCCGTGAACCCCATGTTTAGAGGATATTCTCAGCAG GACTCCCAGGAATTCCTGCGCTGCTTGATGGATCAGCTCCacgaggagctgaaggagccgACGCCGGAGCCTTACGACCAGTCCAGCTGCATCAACATGGACGACAGCACCGAGGAGGACAACCACAGCCAGTCGGACAACGACTTCCAGTCCTGCGAGTCCTGCGGGAGCAGCGAGCGGGCCGACAACGACGCGCAGGCCGGGAATGCGCTGATGGACAACACCAACGAGGCCGAGATGCTGATTCCCGAGCAAGACGAGATCCAGGCCAACAGGGAGTGGCAGAAGGAGAAGAACATCATTAACAACCTTTATCGCTCCGGGGTTAATGGCGTTATGGGAGGAAGCAATGGCGCGGACATCGACAAAGATGTCGACACCACCACTGAGACCACGCCCATTATCAGCAGCCAAGGAGCCATCAAGGTTCAGGGCCGAACATCAG ACTGCTTTTCAGAGATTCAGATGTCAAACATCACCAGACCACAAAGTCCCGTCCCCATGGAGGGACACATTCCCAAGATGTCCAGCAGTCCTCCTAAATCTTCCTCTGGCTGGCCGAGCCTAAACCCTGCACACAAGAAAG CTGTTGCCACGTTCTCCCCTCCGAAGAGCAAACGTCAGAAGAAATACCGCAGCGTCATTTCGGATGTCTTCGACGGGACCATCGTCAGCTCGGTCCAGTGCCTCACCTGCGATCGG GTGTCGGTGACCCTGGAGAACTTCCAGGACATCTCGCTGCCCATTCCGGGAAAGGAAGACCTGGCCAAACTCCACTCCTCCACCCACCAGACCTCTCTGGTAAAAGCTGGTTCCTGCGGAGAAGCTTATGCGCCTCAGGGGTGGATAGCATTTGTCATGGAGTACATCAAAAG CTGGTTCTGGGGTCCGGTGGTTACGCTACAGGACTGCCTGGCAGCTTTCTTTGCTCGAGAtgaactaaaag gagaTAACATGTATAGctgtgaaaaatgcaaaaa gttaCGAAATGGAGTCAAATTTTGTAAAATGCAAAATTTGCCGGAG atttTGTGTATTCACTTAAAGCGCTTCAGACACGAACTGATGTTCTCCACCAAGATAAGCACCCACGTCTCGTTCCCGCTGGAGGGTCTGGACCTGCAGCCTTTCCTGGCCAAGGACAGCTCCGCCCAGACCACCAACTACGACCTGCTGTCCGTCATCTGTCACCACGGCACCGCCAGCA GTGGCCACTACATCGCGTACTGCCGGAACGACGTGAACAAGCTGTGGTACGAGTTCGATGACCAGAGCGTGACCGAGGTGTCCGAGTCCTGTGTCCAGAACGCTGAAGCCTACGTGCTCTTTTATAA GAAGAGCAACGAGGATGCCGTGAAAGAACGTAGGCGGGTGTCGGGATTATTCAACATGATGGAGCCCAGCCTTCTGCAGTTCTACATCTCCCGCCAGTGGCTTAACAAGTTCAAGACGTTCGCCGAGCCGGGGCCCATTTCCAACGACGACTTCCTGTGCGTGCACGGAG GTGTGCCGCCCAACAAAGCGGCGTACGTCGACGACCTGGTGGTGATGCTGCCGCAGAAAGTGTGGGATCACCTTTACAGCAG GTACGGAGGGGGGCCGGCCGTCAACCACCTGTACGCTTGCCACGCGTGCCAGACCGAGATCGAAAAGCTGGAAAAACGGCGCAAGTCAGAGCTGGACATGTTTGTCAGG CTGAACAAGGCGTTCCAGGAGGAGGAGTCTCCGGTGGTCATATACTGCATCAGCATGCAGTGGTTTCGTGAGTGGGAGGGCTTTGTCAAAGGAAAAGACAATG ATCCACCAGGACCCATCGATAATTCTAAGATTACACTGAACAAGAACGGCCATTTTGTGCTCAGACAAG GCGCAGACTCGGGGCAGATCTCCGAGGAGACGTGGAACTTCCTGCACTCGCTCTACGGCGGCGGTCCGCTGGTGACGGTCCGACCAAACGTCAGCCACCCGGAGGCGGACTCGTCGCAGTCGGAGGAGAAAATCGAGGTGGAGACGCGCTCGGTTTAA
- the miga1 gene encoding mitoguardin 1 has translation MTHETLASSRLSLRMVDLPLSVCSSLAQVSVSASTKKLVAATAFGTVSLLLLARRFQRRKSRKKGHSPLWEQAGFEVYAPPSAENDNTSQNISVSLNSKTSGSAGSGLVLTTRDYRKLSGSLLSLASVRSVNSSSSSTYADEPACWIGMEDADVSSVVNLSITTPENLYLMGMDLFEEALQHWEEALTFRSRQADDDASCASVRTGAGDAIAEQSMEDVISAEFVHRLKSLLQRAYRLQEEFEGVLGMSEPSSRSSSQDQIVDLLARDELDDVCVRDSVSIASTDSFVSAAEPQLSEHRELRSTFAPGHHPLYEEALQLAEEGGISCRVLRTELLGCFSDLDFLAKLHCVRQACQLILCDRTTRMFLADAGKKILSSIIVEAHKSPKRFEEVFMELISFLEHTEHWEDTEMELVSRGVRHLNFYDVVLDFILMESFEDLENPPISIQNVVNNRWLNSSFKETAVASSCWSVLKQKRQHMKVHDGFVDRLYAVCEQIIPVLAWGFLGPKSSLHDFCCFFKDQVLHFLKDIFDRDKVRYSSADSLAEDVLRLLHRRSELLLAYLGADPPSRPPAGCSPSQVRLVPAALLEAQVQ, from the exons ATGACACATGAGACCCTTGCCAGCTCCCGGCTGTCCCTCCGCATGGTTGACCTTCCACTTTCCGTCTGCAGCTCGCTGGCACAG GTGAGCGTCAGTGCCAGCACCAAGAAGCTCGTGGCAGCCACCGCCTTCGGCACCGtctcgctcctcctcctcgctcgTCGCtttcagaggaggaagagcaggaaaaagGGTCACTCGCCGCTGTGGGAGCAGGCGGGCTTCGAGGTTTACGCCCCGCCCTCTGCAGAAAATG ATAACACCAGCCAAAACATCAGCGTCTCCCTCAACTCTAAAACCAGTGGCTCGGCGGGTTCAGGGCTGGTTCTGACGACGAGAGACTACAGGAAACTGTCCGGGTCTCTGCTGAGCCTCGCCTCG GTCAGGAGCGTGAACTcgtccagcagcagcacctATGCAGATGAGCCCGCCTGCTGGATTGGCATGGAGGATGCTGACGTCTCCAGCGTGGTCAACTTATCCATCACCACGCCTGAAAACCTCTACCTAATGG gcaTGGATTTATTCGAGGAGGCTCTGCAGCACTGGGAGGAGGCGCTGACGTTCAGGAGCAGGCAGGCAGACGATGATGCCAGCTGCGCCTCGGTCAGAACGGGAGCCGGAGATGCCATCGCCGAGCAAAGCATGGAG GACGTGATCAGCGCCGAGTTCGTCCACAGGCTGAAGTCCCTGCTGCAGAGAGCGTATCGCCTGCAGGAGGAGTTCGAGGGCGTGCTGGGGATGTCCGAGCCTTCGTCCCGCAGCAGCAGCCAGG ATCAGATTGTGGATCTTCTGGCCAGAGACGAGCTGGACGACGTCTGCGTGAGGGACAGCGTCAGCATCGCGTCCACCGACTCTTTCGTGTCGGCGGCTGAG CCTCAGCTGTCGGAGCACAGGGAGCTGAGGAGCACATTTGCTCCGGGACACCATCCTCTGTACGAGGAGGCGCTGCAGCTGGCTGAAGAGGGCGGCATCTCCTGCAGGGTGCTTCG GACGGAGTTACTGGGGTGTTTCAGCGACTTGGACTTCCTGGCTAAGCTGCACTGTGTCCGGCAGGCCTGTCAG CTCATTTTGTGCGACAGGACGACCAGGATGTTTCTGGCCGACGCCGGAAAGAAAATACTGTCTTCGATCATCGTGGAAGCTCACAAA AGCCCGAAGAGATTTGAGGAGGTGTTCATGGAGCTGATTTCCTTCCTGGAGCACACGGAGCACTGGGAGGACACGGAGATGGAGCTGGTTTCACGAGGG GTCCGGCATCTGAACTTCTATGACGTGGTTCTGGACTTCATCCTGATGGAGTCCTTCGAGGACCTGGAGAATCCGCCCATCTCCATCCAGAACGTCGTCAACAACCGCTGGCTCAACAGCTCCTTCAAGGAGACG GCGGTGGCGTCCAGCTGTTGGTCGGTGCTGAAGCAGAAGAGGCAGCACATGAAG GTGCACGACGGCTTCGTGGACCGCCTCTATGCCGTGTGCGAACAGATCATTCCCGTCCTGGCGTGGGGCTTCCTGGGCCCGAAGAGCTCCCTGCACgacttctgctgcttctttaaG GACCAGGTACTCCACTTCCTGAAGGACATCTTCGACCGGGACAAAGTGCGTTACTCCTCGGCGGACAGCCTGGCGGAGGACGTGCTCCGCCTGCTGCACCGGCGCTCCGAGCTGCTGCTGGCCTACCTGGGAGCTGACCCCCCCTCCCGGCCCCCTGCCGGCTGCAGCCCCTCGCAGGTGCGGCTGGTCCCCGCCGCCCTGCTGGAGGCGCAGGTACAGTGA